TACCTGAATCAGCAAGGAAAAAAGTACTGAAAACAAAATTAGAAGATCTCGACggctatatttaattaattctcaGTCGAACTAGCGCATAAGCTGAGAGATATATGCTACTTATGAGACATAGAGTagtgaagaagagagagagttaCAGGTGGAGAATCATGTGAGAGAAAGCCGATGAGTTCTTCTAGCTCCGTCGccattgctgctgctgctcgaagGTTTTTGAGCAACGACTAGCAGTTGCAGAGGAAATGagttaaatttaattagaggTCAAGGCCCAATCCAAAACTAGTCCAAAGTTATGGGCTGGACCAATTTTAGCCCACTTAAGCGGCCCAAAAGGCCCAATGTGCTTACTAAAATATGGATTAGAAGTTAcccccaaaaaaagaaaaaaaactcatttagtaaacaaattttttaatttaattcaacAAATACAAAATTGCATACAaaatcgatatatatatatatatatatatatatatatttatcaaaatGTATTTGTGCAtcttatcatctctattttataTTATGTGGAAGCGTTTATTTTGAGTAATATAATTAATGGATAAAgagaatttaaattaatttattatttatttgattattttattaattttaaaattacttGATCATCTTATTCTTCAAATACTCAATTCtacattttatcaatttttcatTTCTAAGAAAAATTAGAGAAATACATCTCACTAAATTTGATGTTTGGCTTTTATACATTTCATCCGGTTAGATATTGTACATATTCTCGAATGGtgatatgtataaattttattatatgtaaCTAGCAATTGCAAATAGTGTAATATACGAaaatttgttttatatttttatatttatataaaattgataccaacttatttttttcatttagaaatataataaaatattaattttaactgaatatatttgagttgaatattaaaaaaataaataaaataaacaagatTTCGCAATAATAACAAATGATATTGCGACGGGGGAGTGGAGAAAATGATCTTATCTTCGTCtatgaaataattttttactttttcttattgagacttttaaaaaaaaatcctactTATTTGTGGACTATACTCCATCACctataatatttcatttatttttatttttcatattttttccactatcaatactaattacaatatttttttatcatgttcgatacactcaacaatttttttcttaaaattcgtgtcccTCCATCTAGAAAGTTATTTTGTGAACGgaggtaataataataataataataataataataataataataataataataataataataataataataataataataataataataaagggtGACATTTATATGAATTActattaaaattacaaaatataactatataagaGTGAGCGAgtaaaatttatttcaaatctGAAAGCCAATTCCAGCGTAGCAGCTGCAGCTTAGATCCGCCGCAGCcatttttcttcatcttcttccctCCGCAACTTCTAATCCGCGCGCTAAAATATTCAATTACGTTAAACCAAGGGAAGATTCAATCGGTAATCCCTaacatctttttttctttatttttcgctTTTCAATTTTCCTAACATCTTTTTTTCTAGCAATCAAATGGTTAAACCCTTTTGCATATTCATGGTATGACTGGAAATCGGCATTGCATATGCTACGAAATGAGATATTGTAGTTTTCGCGAAGTGCAAATGTAGATTTGGATAGTGTATTCTGTGATAAATCTGTAAAGTAACCGGATTATAGCTAATTTTGCATCGAATACTTCTTGTTATTACTTGCACAGTGAAAAATCTGAAGTTTATGGAGCACATAGCGTTTGATTAACATAAAATAGAAGAGTGTTTTTGGTGGAAGATGTGTACTAACTTATTTTCAGTTAGTTTTGAGCTggatttatttatcttttttaagtttaatttgAAACACCGTTTCAATGTTTGTGGTCGTGAATTGATATATGTTGGAAGTTTTATATTAAGTACATGTAATAGCAATGTGTATGTATATCCTGCAGATGAGTTGTTTCATAGTTGAGGTTTTGGATGTGTATCCCAATGGCTTACACGAGCAACATTAACCTTTCATTTAAGAGAAGATGCATTGGTGGTTTGGAAACAAGTCACAGAGTCAGAATGAGAAACATTTGTCGGTTTCTCGCCGAGGAAGGAGGTTTAGTCGGATTTCTAGAAAAATGTTGTCACTTGCCGTCCTCTTCTTGATATATTTCACATACTTTGGGGCAAAGATGCATTTATATGGTGAGTGATATTGCCAAGCACTACATCGATGGAACTTTGTTGTGTGCATGCTTTGTGCTTTGGATTTGTCCTCTACTTGACTTTTTAAAACCAAAAGCTGGAGACTTACATCTCTTACTGCCTTTTGACGACGTTGTCAAGATTTTTGATGAAATTGAGAAATGATTTTATTCTTGCAATCTTTTTATCAGACGGCCTTGAAAACAAAGAGCATCTCACAGTCAATCTTGAAAACTGGGTAATTTGGTGTTTACAGATTGTTTAAAGTGTCCCAATAATAATGTATATTCTTATATTGAGTGTCGTTTTGATCTACATACATGCTGATTCTGATTTGACTTTCTCATGACCGGAACTGATACTAGCTTTCGTATATACATTTAAAGAGACAACTTTGTCCTTGGAAGATGTCGAGGAAGAATCTGTGGTGAATGGCATTGCAGAGCAACAGAAGAAGCTATCAAATAACGTAACAGAGCAACCAAAGAAGCCGCATAGGCAGCGTAAGTGTATAATGGTTACTTTCTACCCTGTCATttatgatactccctccgtccccaaaataactTTCTAACTTTCCTTTTCGGTTGGTACCCGAACTTTCTAACTTTCCTTTTCGGTCCATCCCCAAAAAAACTTCCCTTTCCATTTTTAGACACTACCCCACCACAATTAATTCCCCATTTACCCttacttttcaccttttcactactctcaataCCAATTAcaatactttttcaccactcccaatacacttaacaacttTGCCTTAAAACCACCCGTGCCCCTCCCTCCTAGAAAGTTATGTGggggacggaggtagtatatAGTTTCATGTGCTATGGATATATTAAGGTGTAAGTTCTGTTGGTTCACCTAATTAGTGCAGCACACGACCATTTAAGAACTCAACATATTTCATGTACAAAGTTATATATGCCTAGTGAAGTAGTCCTGGTAGTGCTAATTCTACTATGCTCATTTCAGAACAGAGACATATAAGGAAGTTTTTGCCTGTGAGGTGTCTATATAGTTACTGATATGGATTTGAAAACTTTTACCTGGAAAAAGAATATTGATTTTCAAGCCAGTGTTTCTCAAATGTAAATTATAAGTCAGTACGGTCATTAAATCAGGAAGTACTATACTGATCCTTCTGTTTATCCTCAATTCCtttctttaaaatatttttcaggCTACTTTCCTTGTGATGTACCTTTTCTTGATTCTGTTACTTCCCTCCATGAGCCTGAGGATAATGTGAAGCTCACTCGGTTCTCTTTGAGGTATCTTGAAAGAGAGCAGGGGATCCTTCCTAGTGAAGCACGATTTGGAGGACATCAGACTCTTAAGGATAGAGAGAAATCCTTCCATGCAACTAATCAAACTATTAATTGTGGCTTTGTGAGAGGACCTGATGGATTTCCAAGCACTGGATTTGATTTGGATGAGGAGGATAAAAAGTATATGAATGCATGTAAAATTGTTGTATCCTCGTGCATCTTCGGAAGCTTTGACTTTTTGAGAAGACCAACTAGCAAATTGGTAATCATTGCCTTGCTAGCttgttattttatataatatatatatacacacatatatgtGGTAAATTACACTGTAATTATTGTACAACCCATTTTTGAGTTCATGCTGTTCCAAATACTTTGGAGCCAAGGGCATTCTCGCAAATTGAAGGAAATCTTACAGTACATCTACATCAAATGTCCATTAGGACCATTACTGCAAAATGCTAGGTTATTATTCTTACATCATCTTCTAGATGGAGTTTGTCATTATAGATCTCAGTCATGAAACTCACTTTAGATTCTCAGGCATAAAACTCACTATAGATCTCAGGCATCTTTTTtgctgtaggttgcatatgatgtTTTCTGCTTAGCACTGTGTAGGTTGGTTAAACTGTACATACTTTCTTGGACTGACATTGACTTACTAATTGCAGATCAGTGAGTACTCCAAGAAAAATGTTTgctttgttatgtttgttgatgCGCAAACTCTAGCTAAGCTCTCAACCGAAGGAAATATTCCAGACGAAAGAGGAAACATTGGGTTATGGAGGATAGTTGTTGTGAAGAACTTACCATATGAAGATATGCGGAAAACTGGAAAGGTGCCAAAATTTTTGTCGCATCGCCTTTTCCCGTCTTCTAGGTGATCCTCCAGCCATGAAATATCCATGATTCCTTTTCATTTCCAATAATATCTTGTTgatttgaataaataattaaaaatcttGCTTGTGGCATTTTCCACTGGTAGGTATTCTATTTGGGTTGATAGTAAATTGCGTCTTAATGCTGATCCAATGCTGATCATTGAGTACTTTTTGTGGCGAGCCGGTTCAGAATATGCTATTTCAAATCATTATACCCGTCATTGTGTTTGGGAGGAGGTGCTCCAAAATAAACGGCTAAATAAGTACAATCACTCTGTTATTGACGAGCAGTTCCATTTTTATCAGTCTGATGGTCTAACCAAGTATGACTCGTCAGATCCAAATATTCATCTCCCGAGCTGTGAGTGTGATTTAGCAAATTCATTTTCTTCCTATTAGTGCCTCTTATTTGCTAGTTTTTGCAATCTGACTCAAACTATTTCTGCTTCGTTCTTCTGTAGTTGTGCCTGAAGGATCATTTATTGTCAGGGCACATACGGCAATGTCAAATTTGTTCTCATGCCTTTGGTTCAATGAAGTTGATCGATTTACATCACGTGATCAGCTGAGCTTTGCATATACCTACTTGAAGTTGAGAAGACTGAATCCTGACAAGCCCTTCTATTTGAATATGTTCAAGGTCAGTTAAGGCAAGCAATAGAGCAGCTAATTTCTCAAATATTTTACTTTAGTCCGGTTGAGCTTCAGTTCCCTAGTCGTATTTGCTAGTTTGTATCTAGAATTACCGATGATTTTGAAAGCTACCCTTTCCAGGATTGCGAACGCAGAGCAATCACAAAGCTGTTTCATCATAGAACAGAAACGTAGAGATTCCACCAGCGTTAGGTTGATGCAAAGGTAAAATTTTTCCTCACTTGCAATTCCTTTCCAATCAATGGGTTGAAATCAGTCTTAAAAATATATCGTGATATGCAGCACGCGAAAAGCATCATTTTGCTGAATCTGCCCACAGCTCGCAGAAATTGCCATTGATTTCTTCTCAACACACTGTGGAAAGGAATCGTTGCCTAAACTTAATTTGTGCCATTCTTCTTCAATGATGCAATGGATACTACGAGCTTTTGCTGTTGTCGTTCTGATTGTGTGAAGCAGTTGGGACTCAAAGTCTCCAAATCTGGCACATCCAACGATGTATAGTCGTCTACGTCGTTTTTTTGTAGGGACAACAGAACAACCTCAAGCTGGGGTTGATTCTTTGATCAGGCCCTGCTTCTAAACTTGCAAGTCTGTAAAGAGAAGGGAACGTCTCCTTCtttcttgaagtgaaaatagttatatatatatactatttatTAGTGATGAGTTCATATTTGGACATCATCTGAATTGAACATAATTTTCTGTGCAATTAAAGCCATGATCCGAATCACCACATTTTGGTGTTGATAACATAAGATGCAGCATTTACGTTATATTGGTTTCGTTTTCAAGAACTTTGAATATTTTCGAAATTTCTCTAGAATTAAGATTCCGGTCAAATGAGAAAATTCCAGCCAAAATAAATTGATGTGACATCGAAATTTAGAAATTCTAGCTCCTGTGTCTAAAAATTCAAATGCCAATTGAGTTTCGATTTGGCATGAATCTTAATTTTGGAAACGTTAAAAAGATagtaaaatttgtgtatttattcACCAGTTTTAGTTTATGAATTTAAAGTCAATTAACTCAATTTAGAAATATTCCATCAGTTTACGGATTGAATTTGGATTCATGGGATCTGAGCTGCAAACATGGTCTATACATATCTAACAAAATTCCAAAATGATCATGCTAATTCTCACTCGTCATATCTTTTTAATTATACTCTCtttcgtcccacgaattttgacacgtattcttttttaggtcgtctcacgaatcttgacatattttcaaataaggtaataattattacgttctatctcttattttatcacttttattaccttctatctcctactttatcacttttatactttattacataCACAcctaaaacactaatctacaatttcttaatttccgtgccgaaaccaaacgtgtcaagattcgtgagacggagggagtaatttataacctcaattttcaacaaatttcaatttatagtccaactttaatttatttctcttatgtcctaaattttgaaaaaaactATTCAATTATAGCCAGAATCATGCTAATTTATgacattattattttttatcaaattatatttaaaacgATGACTAATGACATTCCCTTGCCCTTCAGTGTAGAATACATTAGGCTTTGATTTCGTGACAACCGATACTGTGtagtttgatttttttataaaaaaaaaaaaaaaaacactactaacacaaattcaacattattataattataattaaataatttctcaaaatttgacacacataaaaaataaattaaaattaagattaTAACAATTCGCTATAAATTCATGCTATGAATTAGCAGACAACCAAACACACCCTTATTGATGCTCTCGTGTTCGTCACCTGCAACAAACAGCTGCGCGAATCAGTAATGGAGGCCGCCACTCTCTTCAGAGCCGTTAAACCCTCCCGTTTCAAGCTCCCAAAACCCACTCCCCTCCGATTCTCCTCCACTTCCTCCGCCCCCACAATTCACAGAGGTCAGAATTCATCTCCGATCATCACGGCGTTAATTTCGATGCCGTTTCCACaattcttcttctctttttcaGGCAACGACGGAAAGCGTGAGAAGGCGTATGGCGGGCTGTTGCTGGACGCCGGCGGCACATTGCTGCAATTGGCGAAGCCGGTTGAGGAAATTTACTTCACCATCGGCGCGAAATACGGTGTGGGATTAGCCCTTTTGATTTTCTCCAATTCCTCGCTTGTTTTGGCGGATCAAGATGAAATCTTGGATCATAAAATTGGTGTATTGTGaaaagggttttttttttcttttttggtggtGAGTTTTTGCAGGTGTGCAGTCAACTGCAGCTGATATAAAGCAAGGTTTTAAGAGGGCTTTCTCTGCACCATGGCATCATAAACTTCGATACCAGGTTTGCGCCATTGCTAGTTTTGATGTGCCATTCTTGATTGCTGATTCTATTTGTTGATAGCAATATGCATATGGGTAGTTTTTAATGTGTGTGTTGATAGGAATCAGTGATTGAGGGTTAATTgcgtataaatacacgaactatagtcaaattttggtttttaacgTTATCTATTTTTTCGGGTCAAAAAGTAcataagttttaaaaaatttggaATTTAACATGAGTTCAAAAGTTCGTTGATCAATAATTTGATTATCTAGAGTTTGATGGGTAATTCGAATGTACCGTTGGAAATCTCCTGATAATAATTCTCTAGTGATATTCATATTGTTGGATTTTGGTCACTGATAGTGGCAAAATGGCATGAAAATTGATGTCATGAAACTatgtatttttttcttttttccgaCTACATTCGGTAACCAAAACTCAATAATATGAGTATCTTTAGAGAGCTATCATCAAGAGGTTTCCAATGGTGCTTTCGAATTGCTCATCGGACTTCAGACGATCAAGTTATTAGCTAACGAATTTTTGGACACATGCCAAATTCCAAAAAATAGCTCCAagttaaaaactaaaatttggaTAGAGTTcctatatttatatgtaattaaccCTAGTTTAATGTGTGTGATTGCTGTTGATTTTAAAGAACGAAGCAGTGAAAGTattcgttttcttaagcattaGGAATATGCATATGGGTAGTTTTGATGTGTGTATATTGGCATCCTTGAAAAGAAGAGTGCTACATCAAGAAACGAACGCGAAGGCTGTGGCGCGTTCCTTCGCCTAATCGGGCTCCGGTTATGTGTTTTGGGCAGGGCGACGGCAAGCCATTTTGGAGACACGTCGTGTCTGAAGCCACCGGCTGCGACAACGTAGACTACTTTGAAGAAGTGTACGAGGTTAGTTTCTTGGGTTTGAGTGTCATGATCCGTCTCACATCGATTAAGTATGGGCCGATTGATGTAGTTTATAACACCTTAGGCACCCCCTCCGTGATAGTCTGGCTTTTGAGTATGAATTCTACTTAGGGTGTTGTAACATTGACGCATCTAAAATAAACCTATTTGTTATAGTGTTTTCTATGAGTAACTAGGTTGTATTATCAACTCATATGATCTCATGATCTTCATCAGTACTACGCCAATGGTGAGGCATGGCATCTTCCTCGAGGAGCCCACGAAGCTATGCTGTCCCTGAAAGACTCCGGAGGTCCTCGTTACTTTCTTTACACGAGCACTTTCTGTATAAACGGGTCGTGTTTACATCTCGACTGAACGAATGATAGTGCAGTTAAACTAGCCGTCGTCTCCAACTTCGACTCTCGCCTGAGGAAGCTGCTCGAGGACCTCAATGTGTTACATCTGTGAGTGCCATAAGGTTTATCTCCTCTATATGATCATGCCCTAATTTGAGCTTCCTCTCATCATTTCCTGGTTCTTGGTGTTCTAGGTTCGACGCTGTCATCATATCGTCCGAGGTCGGATACGAAAAACCGGATGAGAGAATATTTAGAGCTGCTTTAGGTAGGGATCTCAAATACTGCCAAGAGATGTTATTGATGatattactactattttttttacaaaattggCAATAGTGTAGATCAAATCTGCGTAGAGACGAGCAAAGCAGTTCATGTCGGAGACGATGCAACGGCCGACAAAGCAGGGGCTAACGCTGTCGGAATCGACTGCTGGTGGGTTTTTTAGTCTTTTTACAAACCTcaactgatcactaatttattggAGTAGCATTCTAACTTCCTATGTATTTCTACTTGTAAACACACTTTCTTACATGGATATGCAGGTTATGGGGAAAGGATGTGAGAAGCTTCTCAGATATAGAAAGTCGCATACTTCAATCAGAGCCCTAAAATCACACTGTGCAAGCTTTGCAGGGAAACGAGAGTGTCGTTGTCCTAATCTGGGCAACGACTCAGCTCGTTTCCGtgcttttttttcattttgaacTTGTGAAACATTGGTCAAGAGAGGAGAAGATATAGTGCAGAATTTGATCCATAGCAAGAACCAAGTTTTGTAACTTATATGTATATTGCACATCCTATTCAAATAAAATGCAGAAATCACTTGAGAAATTCATGAAAACTTATGCAAAAGAAATGCATTCAGCAGAAATAGTGATGTCATCAGCTGTCAATTTAAGTTACATTTCCACTGCAGAAAGCTAACCTGAAAATGGAAGTAGAGAtgctggatttttttttaatttttttttccttcaggCCAGGTATCGGTATAATCGTCTATCTGCATTGTCCCTCTCCAAGAAATCTCGCTCAATGAGGGACTCGATCCGTTTCTTGATCTCCCCGGGGTTTGCCAGGAACCGCGACTGCAGTTGCTTCGTGACCTCTGCGATGATATTGTTATGATCCAACACCCTCCGCGATTTCATGATTCTGACTATTGCAGCTTCAATCTGTGGCTTCCTGTCCTCCTCCACCCTCTGTCGCGTCTCTTGCTTTTCAGGCTCGGATTCCTTCTGTGCAACGACAGTCCCGATCTTCACCTTGCGAAGCTTGCTGGTGAACTTGTCGTTGACAGAGAACCCGTCATCTTCCCCGATGTCCTTGCTCATGGGCTCTTTGCGCAGCACGTTTTTCCCTTTCACACAAGCTAACGACTGCAGACACCTCTTGAGATCAGAAGATGGGATCTCAGTGGCCTGCTCAATCTCCCTGTAGTTGAGAGAATCGGCACCGTTGAACAGCATCAAGACACACATCTGATAAGTAGAAACATTCAGCTCATACTTCTGTCCATTCCCAAAGGTAGCTCTGAGGTCAGCCGTGCCCATATTCGTTTGCCACGACAATCTCCGACCAGTGTGGGTCCCAAGGTAGTACGAACGGAACTTCTCACAGAGAGCCAACATTTCGGATGGCAAGTTGCAGGTGACACTAGATTGAGTGGGCCAGGATCCGGTAGTCAAAACCTGGACAACTAACGTAGGTCCGTTGGCCAACTCAGCACCGTAGGCTGTGTAAAACCCTTGCATCGTGTCCTGAGAGGTCTTCATGTCTGTGAACATGCCTTCTAATTTTGAAGTGAACTGATATCCACATTCAGTCTTGAGTTTAACAATGAGACTTCTCTCGGCATCATCAGATATGGTTTTACCCGACAACAGTCTCTTTGCCAAATGCTGCTTATAGTATTTCTCAAAGACATCTTTCTCCTGGAGGTAACGGAACAGCATCATCACCTTATCTAGAATGAGCTCTATATCCTCTTCTTTCACTCCCTTCAGACCTTTCCGCAGTTTATCGTCCACAAACAATGATATATACTCTGGAGAACGAGGATTCAGATTGATAAAATGTTCGAAAGAAGAATTCAAAGCATTCTGGAAGGTTTTGTCATTGCCAAACGCCAAGCTTATGATCTTATCATACTTATCCCTCTTCTCGAGCAGGCACTCCACGAACTCCACTGGATTCTTTGATTTCTCAGGATCCGTGACAAGCTGTTTGCCAGTATCTCTGATGTGGGATGTCATTACATCCCTAATCGTTGAGAGCCCATTAGGAACCCGGCGGAATAAGTTGTACATCCTTCCCAAATCCTCAAACTGATCATCAAGAAGCATCTTTACCAAGCCTGAATTCTCCATGTGAACTAGTCCGAGCATGTGGTTGGCTATCATCTCTTTCTCCACAACATTGGTTATCTTTGCTTCACTTTTCACATCCAAGTAATGAGATACCCTCTCAATTTCTTCATTTAAACGCCGTTCAGCTTTCTTCAAATAGTCCCCACAATCACTGCACTCTATAAACTCCTGAGATTCTGCTCTGTAGAAATCAGCAGAAACATCAAGAAACGGTTTCTCAAAATCTTCTTGGTAGACTGATGGTCCCAAATCCATCAGCATTTTGATTATGTTTCTCATCAGCCCTCTGTTGATAACTTCACCGGTACGCTCCCTAAGTATCAGTTCAAGAAGCGTATTCAGCAACCTAGTCTGGATCTTGTCCGAGTGGACTACATTGTCCCTCCAAAGATTTAGCCCGAGCTCATGAACAGGAGTTTTGTGTGTGCTCGGTATGAAAGTTCTGTCCATGTACATCAATATGTCGCGAATCATTTGCAAAGCTTTATTGTGATCACTCCATTTACTGTTAAGCTCCTCAAGGAACGAACCACCATGGGCAGCCTCTATACTTTTGGACATTGTCTGAAGATGGAATGTCATTGTTGACACAAGTCCTGAATAAAGCTTCTCCCCATATTTATGTAGTACCATATTGTAAGCATTTCTGGATCCACAACAAACCTCCAAATCAGAAACCACATCTTTCATAGCTAAAAGAGAGATCGAAACATATATCCACAATCCCATGGACCAACTTAAACATAACAAACAACGGAAGCAATGGGACAAAACAAGGATAACATTCATCTCAAATAAACACTATGCTAATTGACCATTACAAGCTATAGAGAAGCAGAAACTAAAAATTGCATATTCTCCATTCTACAACTCTAATAACGTCGTATTAAGCAACTTATGCTCACTGGCTCCTTCACATCGCTACTTGCCAGAGTCTTACAGCCACTCAAGACAATAAAATCCATAGTCCTTGCACTAAATCACATAAGGCATGACTCAATACATTTACAACACAGTTAAGCATAAAATACTTCTCTTCGATTCCAATTGTTTCAAtaacaaaaaaggaaaacagaggAACTGCAAAGGTTATATGACTAAAACTAAGGCCATTTGAAGGCATCATATTGCAACAAACTCAATCACCACaagacagaaaaaaaaaattccaaaatcCTGCCTGAAAACACTAAACTACCAGTCTACAATGGCGTCCATGATCAAAAGATCAAGATACAAATCCCCCAATTCAGTTAAGCACTCTTTCTACCTCAATAATACATAAATTGGTCATTGATTTATAACTGAAATGCATACAGATTCAAACAAAACCTCATTCCATCATGCATAACTACTATCCAGTTTCCGCTAAACACGAAGAGAACAAGTTTAATCAAATAATCAAACAGTAGAACTAGCCGCTCAATAAGAGTTAAATTTAGCCACATATACGGATCCTGCAGCTCAAATCAAAATCACCAAAATCACAGCAGATGCAGcaccaaaatcaaaatcaactcTACATCCAGTTACTCATCCAACTACTGATACCACCAACAGATGCAGCAAAACCAAACCAAAAATCGTTTcagtaaaaaaaaacataacgaATTCGCagaaaaaatgaaacaaatcgAGCAAAACCTGTATAACTCCTCGAAGCTCAGTCCACTAGCGTTGTGATTATAAATCTCATGAATTGCATGCTCTAGAACCTTCCAAGTCTTCTCTGCGTACTTCGGATCCACCACTACTTTGTGCTTGAACGCCTCAATCTGAAAATTCCTCTTCTTCTGTCCACTACTCATCTTTTCCCCCTAATTTTCCTCGAAATCGGAAAATCGATTATCCGAAATCTGCTCGTACAAGCTC
The genomic region above belongs to Salvia miltiorrhiza cultivar Shanhuang (shh) chromosome 5, IMPLAD_Smil_shh, whole genome shotgun sequence and contains:
- the LOC131025215 gene encoding probable hexosyltransferase MUCI70 isoform X1, translating into MHWWFGNKSQSQNEKHLSVSRRGRRFSRISRKMLSLAVLFLIYFTYFGAKMHLYAFVYTFKETTLSLEDVEEESVVNGIAEQQKKLSNNVTEQPKKPHRQRYFPCDVPFLDSVTSLHEPEDNVKLTRFSLRYLEREQGILPSEARFGGHQTLKDREKSFHATNQTINCGFVRGPDGFPSTGFDLDEEDKKYMNACKIVVSSCIFGSFDFLRRPTSKLISEYSKKNVCFVMFVDAQTLAKLSTEGNIPDERGNIGLWRIVVVKNLPYEDMRKTGKVPKFLSHRLFPSSRYSIWVDSKLRLNADPMLIIEYFLWRAGSEYAISNHYTRHCVWEEVLQNKRLNKYNHSVIDEQFHFYQSDGLTKYDSSDPNIHLPSFVPEGSFIVRAHTAMSNLFSCLWFNEVDRFTSRDQLSFAYTYLKLRRLNPDKPFYLNMFKDCERRAITKLFHHRTET
- the LOC131025215 gene encoding probable hexosyltransferase MUCI70 isoform X2 — protein: MHWWFGNKSQSQNEKHLSVSRRGRRFSRISRKMLSLAVLFLIYFTYFGAKMHLYETTLSLEDVEEESVVNGIAEQQKKLSNNVTEQPKKPHRQRYFPCDVPFLDSVTSLHEPEDNVKLTRFSLRYLEREQGILPSEARFGGHQTLKDREKSFHATNQTINCGFVRGPDGFPSTGFDLDEEDKKYMNACKIVVSSCIFGSFDFLRRPTSKLISEYSKKNVCFVMFVDAQTLAKLSTEGNIPDERGNIGLWRIVVVKNLPYEDMRKTGKVPKFLSHRLFPSSRYSIWVDSKLRLNADPMLIIEYFLWRAGSEYAISNHYTRHCVWEEVLQNKRLNKYNHSVIDEQFHFYQSDGLTKYDSSDPNIHLPSFVPEGSFIVRAHTAMSNLFSCLWFNEVDRFTSRDQLSFAYTYLKLRRLNPDKPFYLNMFKDCERRAITKLFHHRTET
- the LOC131025217 gene encoding uncharacterized protein LOC131025217 isoform X1, yielding MEAATLFRAVKPSRFKLPKPTPLRFSSTSSAPTIHRGNDGKREKAYGGLLLDAGGTLLQLAKPVEEIYFTIGAKYVFAGVQSTAADIKQGFKRAFSAPWHHKLRYQGDGKPFWRHVVSEATGCDNVDYFEEVYEYYANGEAWHLPRGAHEAMLSLKDSGVKLAVVSNFDSRLRKLLEDLNVLHLFDAVIISSEVGYEKPDERIFRAALDQICVETSKAVHVGDDATADKAGANAVGIDCWLWGKDVRSFSDIESRILQSEP
- the LOC131025217 gene encoding uncharacterized protein LOC131025217 isoform X2 gives rise to the protein MEAATLFRAVKPSRFKLPKPTPLRFSSTSSAPTIHRGNDGKREKAYGGLLLDAGGTLLQLAKPVEEIYFTIGAKYGVQSTAADIKQGFKRAFSAPWHHKLRYQGDGKPFWRHVVSEATGCDNVDYFEEVYEYYANGEAWHLPRGAHEAMLSLKDSGVKLAVVSNFDSRLRKLLEDLNVLHLFDAVIISSEVGYEKPDERIFRAALDQICVETSKAVHVGDDATADKAGANAVGIDCWLWGKDVRSFSDIESRILQSEP
- the LOC131025216 gene encoding cullin-3A-like, whose protein sequence is MSSGQKKRNFQIEAFKHKVVVDPKYAEKTWKVLEHAIHEIYNHNASGLSFEELYRNAYNMVLHKYGEKLYSGLVSTMTFHLQTMSKSIEAAHGGSFLEELNSKWSDHNKALQMIRDILMYMDRTFIPSTHKTPVHELGLNLWRDNVVHSDKIQTRLLNTLLELILRERTGEVINRGLMRNIIKMLMDLGPSVYQEDFEKPFLDVSADFYRAESQEFIECSDCGDYLKKAERRLNEEIERVSHYLDVKSEAKITNVVEKEMIANHMLGLVHMENSGLVKMLLDDQFEDLGRMYNLFRRVPNGLSTIRDVMTSHIRDTGKQLVTDPEKSKNPVEFVECLLEKRDKYDKIISLAFGNDKTFQNALNSSFEHFINLNPRSPEYISLFVDDKLRKGLKGVKEEDIELILDKVMMLFRYLQEKDVFEKYYKQHLAKRLLSGKTISDDAERSLIVKLKTECGYQFTSKLEGMFTDMKTSQDTMQGFYTAYGAELANGPTLVVQVLTTGSWPTQSSVTCNLPSEMLALCEKFRSYYLGTHTGRRLSWQTNMGTADLRATFGNGQKYELNVSTYQMCVLMLFNGADSLNYREIEQATEIPSSDLKRCLQSLACVKGKNVLRKEPMSKDIGEDDGFSVNDKFTSKLRKVKIGTVVAQKESEPEKQETRQRVEEDRKPQIEAAIVRIMKSRRVLDHNNIIAEVTKQLQSRFLANPGEIKKRIESLIERDFLERDNADRRLYRYLA